The following proteins are encoded in a genomic region of Bradyrhizobium sp. SK17:
- a CDS encoding efflux RND transporter periplasmic adaptor subunit produces MANAKSRTIVARVVAGAVCFLAGAYSVNYLQHWLRAGAGLVSPDANAKTDAAGVKTGTTDGVPSVELNSKQMSTVKVEPVTEQEFPVERTAVGSIDFNEDMTLQVFTPYQGRILEAFAKVGDDVKKGQVLFTIDSPDLLSASSTLIGAAGVLELTTRALNRLKLLYETKAVAQKDLEQAVSDQQAAEGAQKAARDAVRIFGKTEAEIDMIVKERRADPKLVVKSPIDGRITARSAAPGLFVQPGNAPAPFSVADTSTMWMLANVAESDVSAIHVGQDVKVEVMAYPGEVFRGHISTINSNVDPNTHRMLIRSDIENPKHELRSGMFARFSIKTGEPVRSVAVPLGGVVREGDGTMTVWVTTDRKRFMQRIVKTGDQKDGMRQVLEGLQPGELVATDGALFLSNMLAIGQAGG; encoded by the coding sequence ATGGCAAACGCCAAGTCCAGAACGATCGTCGCGAGAGTGGTCGCCGGTGCAGTCTGCTTCCTCGCAGGAGCCTACTCCGTCAACTATCTCCAGCACTGGCTGCGGGCCGGGGCCGGACTCGTGAGCCCGGACGCCAACGCCAAGACGGACGCGGCGGGCGTGAAGACCGGCACGACCGACGGTGTCCCGAGCGTCGAGCTCAACAGCAAGCAGATGTCGACGGTCAAGGTGGAGCCGGTGACCGAGCAGGAGTTTCCGGTCGAGAGGACCGCGGTCGGCAGCATCGACTTCAATGAGGACATGACCCTACAGGTCTTCACCCCGTACCAGGGACGCATCCTCGAAGCTTTCGCCAAGGTTGGCGATGACGTGAAGAAGGGCCAGGTGCTGTTCACGATCGACAGCCCCGACCTGCTGTCGGCCAGCTCGACCCTGATCGGGGCGGCCGGCGTGCTCGAACTGACGACGCGGGCGCTCAATCGTCTCAAGCTGCTCTACGAGACCAAGGCGGTCGCGCAGAAAGACCTCGAACAGGCGGTGTCGGACCAGCAGGCGGCCGAAGGCGCGCAGAAGGCGGCGCGCGATGCCGTTCGCATCTTTGGCAAGACCGAGGCCGAGATCGACATGATCGTCAAGGAGCGGCGAGCCGACCCGAAGCTGGTGGTGAAGAGCCCGATCGACGGCCGCATCACCGCGCGCAGCGCTGCACCCGGGCTGTTCGTGCAGCCGGGCAACGCTCCGGCGCCGTTCTCGGTAGCCGACACGTCGACCATGTGGATGCTGGCCAATGTCGCCGAGAGCGACGTCTCGGCGATTCATGTCGGGCAGGACGTCAAGGTCGAGGTGATGGCATACCCCGGCGAAGTCTTCCGCGGCCACATTTCGACGATCAACTCGAATGTCGATCCCAACACGCACCGGATGCTGATCCGCTCCGACATCGAGAATCCGAAGCACGAGCTGCGCTCCGGCATGTTCGCGCGCTTCTCGATCAAGACCGGTGAACCGGTGCGCTCAGTGGCCGTGCCGCTCGGCGGCGTGGTCCGGGAGGGCGACGGGACCATGACCGTGTGGGTCACGACGGACCGCAAGCGCTTCATGCAGCGCATCGTGAAGACTGGGGATCAGAAGGACGGGATGCGTCAGGTCCTCGAAGGCCTTCAGCCGGGCGAACTCGTTGCCACCGATGGCGCGCTGTTCCTGAGCAACATGCTGGCGATCGGGCAGGCCGGCGGCTAG
- a CDS encoding response regulator transcription factor, protein MADTKKKILCIEDDRETAALIAEELLERGFEVTLAYDGGEGFAAIFKTMPDLVLSDINMRVMSGFEVLEHLTKIAPRFNNMPFVFLTALTDRRNELKGRELGADDYVTKPIDFDILASIINARLSHVARTDVWAKEAQLNDREIETLTWVARGKTSAEIAKIVGLSKRTVDFHVDNARIKLGVATRTQAAIKAVTGRLIEP, encoded by the coding sequence ATGGCGGACACCAAGAAGAAGATTCTGTGCATCGAGGACGATCGCGAGACCGCAGCCCTGATCGCCGAGGAGCTGCTCGAGCGCGGTTTCGAGGTCACCCTGGCCTATGACGGCGGGGAAGGCTTTGCCGCCATCTTCAAGACGATGCCCGACCTGGTGCTGAGCGACATCAACATGCGGGTGATGTCGGGCTTCGAAGTGCTCGAGCACTTGACCAAGATCGCGCCCCGCTTCAACAACATGCCCTTCGTCTTCCTCACCGCCCTGACCGATCGCCGCAACGAGTTGAAGGGACGCGAGCTCGGCGCCGACGACTATGTCACCAAGCCGATCGATTTCGATATCCTGGCGTCGATCATCAACGCACGGCTATCGCACGTCGCGCGAACCGATGTCTGGGCCAAGGAGGCGCAGTTGAACGACCGCGAGATCGAGACCCTGACCTGGGTGGCGCGCGGCAAGACCTCGGCCGAAATCGCCAAGATCGTCGGACTGAGCAAGCGGACGGTCGATTTTCACGTCGACAACGCGCGGATCAAGCTCGGGGTCGCGACCCGGACGCAGGCCGCGATCAAGGCAGTCACGGGGCGGCTGATCGAGCCTTGA
- a CDS encoding efflux RND transporter permease subunit, whose product MLKGILTFGLARRAIVLLGLLVFIGAGFLAFQKLNIEAYPNPAPVILEITAQAPGLSAEEMERYYTVPMEIGLYPTPGVENIRSTSFYGLTFVRVTFKYGIDYYAAYTQAALSLQQNVTLPQNQVPQIQQSSLTGEIFRYQIVGPPHFGLTNLRTVQDWVVLRRLFSVPGVVQVNSWGGTTKQYNVDVDLHKLDAYSITIPQIITALGNSNINVGGREITVGQQSVNIRGLGLIDSGGTDDLTQGYRTQDVENIVLTQLNGVPVTIKDVAKVAVGFVPRLGIAGRDHEDDVALSIVVMNRTLHTNDVLPKVQAVVEQMNRDGTLPPGVKLVPYYDRSTLVSVTTRTVVHNLVFGCALVFLIQWIFLGNLRSAIIVGVNIPFALFFSVIMLVLMGEDANLLSVGAVDFGIIVDSAVILVENVFRNFQQRPEQRQETLGYLADGRWGDDPTRERIGATNVWTDRLRLILASALQVDMAILFSALITVAAFVPLFTMQGVEGQIFGPMARTYAYALAGALIATFTVTPVLASYLLPDQVHEAETILVRVLRKIYEPVLHWSLAHRKTMVLVGLVFLGLIGLMGTRLGSEFLPHLEEGNLWIRVAMPPSLGLDAGTPATARLREILLTHPEVITAVTQHGRPDNGSDASPFSNVEIFAPLKPFDQWPTGYTKEKLIEELNREFTDALPGAVFNFSQYIQDNIEEAISGVKGANSVKILGPNLAVLEQLATQVQAEMEKVRGVTDLGVFHVLGQPNLNIKIDREKTMRYGLNTGDVNTVVQAALGGTQATTLLEGDRQFPVSVRLDHDYRDSLESVGDIKVGYSTASGANAYIPLRELATISLDTGASYIYHETSTRFLPIKFSVRGRDLGGTVAEAQERIAKNVALPVGYRIVWAGEFEDLELAKKRLEFVVPISLLIILVLLYGLFNSLRDSLLALAGIPFAIAGGIVALYVSGLDFSISAAIGFVSLFGVSVMDGILMITYYNQVLAGGMPRVEAMFHAATQRMRPMLMTAMSACIGLLPAAISSGIGSQVQRPLATVVVGGMLIGPIMLLVVVPALRMMFLGREGEAEGAGGAQNLAPAE is encoded by the coding sequence GTGCTCAAGGGAATTCTGACATTTGGTCTGGCGCGCCGCGCGATCGTGCTGCTCGGGCTGCTCGTATTCATCGGCGCCGGCTTTCTGGCGTTCCAGAAACTCAACATCGAGGCTTACCCCAATCCGGCACCGGTCATTCTCGAGATCACGGCGCAGGCTCCGGGCCTCTCGGCCGAGGAAATGGAGCGCTACTATACCGTACCGATGGAGATCGGGCTTTATCCGACGCCGGGCGTCGAGAATATCCGTTCGACCTCGTTCTACGGGCTGACCTTCGTCCGCGTCACGTTCAAATACGGGATCGACTATTACGCGGCCTATACGCAAGCCGCGCTGAGCTTGCAGCAGAACGTCACGCTGCCGCAGAACCAGGTTCCGCAGATCCAGCAATCGAGCCTGACTGGTGAGATTTTCCGCTATCAGATCGTCGGACCGCCGCATTTCGGATTGACCAACCTGCGCACGGTGCAGGACTGGGTGGTGTTGCGCCGGCTGTTCTCGGTGCCCGGCGTCGTTCAGGTCAATTCGTGGGGCGGCACCACCAAGCAGTACAATGTCGACGTCGACCTCCACAAGCTCGACGCCTACAGCATCACGATCCCGCAGATCATCACGGCGCTCGGCAATTCCAACATCAATGTCGGCGGCCGCGAGATCACGGTCGGCCAGCAATCGGTCAACATTCGCGGCCTCGGGTTGATCGATTCCGGCGGCACCGACGACCTGACGCAGGGCTATCGGACCCAGGATGTCGAAAACATCGTGCTGACGCAGCTCAACGGCGTGCCGGTCACGATCAAGGACGTCGCCAAGGTCGCAGTCGGGTTCGTGCCGCGGCTCGGCATCGCCGGCCGCGACCATGAGGACGACGTGGCGCTGTCCATCGTCGTCATGAATCGCACATTGCACACCAACGACGTGTTGCCGAAAGTGCAAGCCGTGGTCGAACAGATGAACCGCGACGGCACCTTGCCGCCCGGCGTCAAGCTCGTGCCCTACTATGATCGGAGTACGCTGGTGTCGGTGACGACCCGTACCGTGGTCCACAACCTCGTCTTCGGCTGCGCGCTGGTATTCCTGATTCAATGGATATTCCTCGGCAATCTGCGCAGCGCCATCATCGTCGGCGTTAACATTCCGTTCGCACTGTTCTTCAGCGTCATCATGCTGGTGCTGATGGGTGAGGACGCCAATCTGTTGTCGGTCGGCGCCGTCGACTTCGGCATCATCGTGGATTCGGCGGTCATCCTGGTCGAGAACGTGTTCCGCAATTTCCAGCAGCGGCCGGAACAGCGGCAGGAAACCCTCGGCTATCTCGCCGATGGAAGGTGGGGCGACGATCCGACCCGCGAGCGGATCGGCGCCACCAATGTCTGGACCGACCGGTTGCGGCTGATCCTTGCCAGCGCGTTGCAGGTCGACATGGCGATCCTGTTTTCCGCGCTGATCACGGTTGCGGCCTTCGTGCCACTTTTCACCATGCAGGGCGTGGAGGGGCAGATCTTCGGACCGATGGCGCGTACCTACGCCTATGCGCTGGCCGGCGCGTTGATCGCGACGTTCACGGTGACGCCGGTTCTTGCCTCTTACCTGCTGCCTGACCAGGTGCACGAGGCCGAGACCATCCTGGTTCGCGTCCTGCGCAAGATTTACGAGCCGGTGCTGCACTGGTCGCTGGCTCACCGCAAGACCATGGTCCTGGTCGGCCTGGTTTTCCTCGGGCTGATCGGATTGATGGGAACGCGGCTCGGCAGCGAATTCCTTCCGCATCTCGAGGAGGGAAATCTCTGGATCCGCGTGGCGATGCCGCCGTCGCTCGGCCTCGATGCCGGCACGCCCGCGACGGCGCGGCTGCGCGAAATCCTGCTCACGCATCCGGAGGTGATCACGGCGGTCACCCAGCATGGCCGCCCCGACAACGGGAGCGACGCCTCGCCGTTCTCCAATGTCGAGATATTCGCGCCGCTCAAGCCGTTCGACCAATGGCCGACCGGTTATACCAAGGAGAAGCTGATCGAGGAGCTGAACAGGGAGTTCACCGACGCCTTGCCGGGAGCGGTGTTCAACTTCTCGCAGTACATCCAGGACAACATCGAGGAGGCGATCTCCGGCGTGAAGGGCGCCAATTCGGTCAAGATCCTCGGGCCCAATCTCGCCGTCCTCGAGCAGTTGGCCACCCAGGTCCAGGCCGAGATGGAGAAGGTCCGCGGCGTGACCGATCTCGGCGTCTTCCACGTGCTCGGCCAGCCCAATCTCAACATCAAGATCGATCGCGAGAAGACCATGCGATACGGGCTCAACACCGGCGACGTCAACACGGTGGTGCAGGCGGCGCTTGGCGGCACCCAGGCGACGACGCTGCTCGAGGGCGATCGTCAATTCCCGGTCTCCGTCCGTCTCGATCACGACTACCGCGACAGCCTCGAATCGGTCGGTGACATCAAGGTCGGCTACAGCACGGCGAGCGGCGCCAACGCCTATATCCCGCTGCGCGAGCTCGCCACCATCTCGCTCGATACCGGTGCCTCCTACATCTATCACGAGACCAGCACGCGCTTCCTTCCCATCAAGTTCAGCGTCCGTGGCCGCGACCTCGGCGGCACGGTCGCGGAAGCGCAGGAGCGGATCGCAAAGAACGTCGCGCTGCCGGTCGGCTATCGCATCGTCTGGGCCGGTGAGTTCGAGGATCTCGAACTCGCCAAGAAGCGGCTGGAATTCGTGGTGCCGATCAGCCTGCTGATCATCCTTGTGCTGCTCTACGGCCTGTTCAACTCGTTGCGGGACAGCCTGCTGGCCCTGGCCGGCATTCCCTTTGCCATCGCCGGCGGCATCGTCGCGCTTTACGTGTCCGGCCTCGACTTCAGCATCTCGGCCGCGATCGGCTTCGTCTCGCTGTTCGGCGTGTCGGTGATGGATGGGATCCTGATGATCACCTACTACAACCAGGTTCTGGCCGGCGGCATGCCGCGGGTCGAGGCGATGTTCCATGCGGCGACCCAGCGCATGCGGCCGATGCTGATGACTGCGATGTCGGCCTGCATCGGCCTGCTGCCCGCGGCGATCTCGTCGGGAATTGGCAGCCAGGTGCAGCGCCCGCTGGCAACCGTCGTGGTCGGCGGCATGCTGATCGGGCCGATCATGCTGCTCGTGGTCGTGCCGGCGCTTCGGATGATGTTCCTCGGCCGCGAGGGCGAGGCGGAGGGCGCAGGCGGCGCGCAGAACCTGGCGCCGGCCGAGTGA
- a CDS encoding YoaK family protein: protein MTRDLFRPLLPLVLSLNAGYVDTAGFLALQGLFTAHVTGNFVTLGASLVLGTSGAVAKLLALPVFCLVVILARLLSTALIRRQLPALKIILGVKFAFLVIGAALAIHFGPFTNGDAIPAVVTGMVLVAAMAIQNAAHRIHLASAPPSTLMTGTTTQIMIDLADMLQGPKPETGTPGARLARMSTNIVAFALGCASAALLYARFGVWCFVLPPALACVSLFLRMTTEAESRKT, encoded by the coding sequence ATGACCCGAGACTTGTTTCGACCGCTACTGCCGTTGGTGCTGAGCCTCAACGCGGGCTATGTCGACACTGCGGGCTTCCTCGCTTTGCAGGGGTTGTTCACCGCCCACGTCACCGGCAACTTCGTCACGCTTGGCGCGTCGCTGGTGCTCGGCACGTCCGGCGCCGTAGCCAAGCTGCTGGCGCTGCCGGTGTTCTGCCTTGTTGTGATTCTGGCGCGGCTGCTCAGCACCGCGCTGATCCGGCGCCAGTTACCGGCCCTGAAGATCATTCTCGGCGTGAAGTTCGCGTTCCTGGTGATTGGCGCCGCGCTGGCGATCCATTTTGGTCCGTTCACCAACGGCGATGCCATCCCGGCCGTCGTCACCGGCATGGTGCTGGTCGCTGCCATGGCGATCCAGAATGCCGCGCACCGGATTCATCTGGCCAGTGCGCCGCCGTCGACGCTGATGACGGGAACGACGACCCAGATCATGATCGATCTCGCCGACATGTTGCAGGGACCGAAGCCCGAGACCGGGACGCCCGGCGCCCGGCTTGCCCGGATGTCGACCAACATCGTTGCCTTCGCCCTCGGTTGCGCGTCAGCGGCTTTGCTCTATGCGCGGTTCGGCGTCTGGTGCTTCGTGCTTCCACCGGCGCTGGCTTGCGTCAGCCTGTTCCTCCGAATGACGACGGAGGCGGAGAGCCGCAAGACGTAG
- a CDS encoding DUF2312 domain-containing protein: MSDITIPGGKIRSFIERIENLDAELLELNEQKKEVFSEAKGEGFDVKILKEIVKLRKQDQDERDERESLLDLYMRAMETAPVDKAAKAA, from the coding sequence ATGTCTGACATCACCATTCCCGGCGGAAAAATTCGTTCCTTCATCGAACGGATCGAGAATCTGGACGCGGAACTACTGGAACTGAACGAGCAGAAGAAGGAAGTGTTTTCGGAAGCCAAGGGCGAAGGCTTCGACGTCAAGATCCTCAAGGAGATCGTCAAGCTGCGAAAGCAGGATCAGGACGAACGCGACGAGCGCGAATCGCTGCTCGATCTCTACATGCGCGCCATGGAAACGGCGCCAGTGGACAAGGCTGCGAAGGCGGCTTGA
- a CDS encoding efflux transporter outer membrane subunit produces the protein MLNYRCLVAAPFAAMMLSGCAVGPNFVSPPAPDVARYTREPLTSPHPAAEPPHVASQRFIPGADIPTRWWATFRSRPLNELIRLSVNHNPTLQAAEAAIRVANYNALAQRGLFFPQAGINYTPSDALQSNNMTSDPSSQTRLTLHTAQLNISFVPDVWGANIRAVENLDALTEQAQFQLEAAHLALTANVVTAAIQEASLRGQIVGTERIIKIEREILDLLQKQLGAGQAAMTDVLAQQAALAQVEQTLPPLKKQLAIQRDLLTALAGQFSADEILQKFDLKQLALPRNLPVSLPGALIRQRPDVRAAEAFMHSASAQVGVAVAARLPNFTITANPGSAATTLAGLVTPGTYFYTVAASATQPIFDGFTLYHKQKAAEAALDQADALYRQAVITAIQNVADALRSLQADTPAVQAAIKAELAAKDSLELIQKQLVTGLINQATLLTAQQVYLNAVITRVQAEATRLSDVAALFMALGGAWPNNCPTPDWRACIFDEAEAQGDKRVPDGGDDFHKRAAAAPASGVL, from the coding sequence ATGCTGAACTATCGTTGTCTGGTCGCCGCGCCGTTCGCGGCAATGATGTTGTCCGGCTGCGCGGTCGGCCCCAACTTCGTGTCACCGCCGGCGCCGGACGTCGCGCGCTACACGCGCGAACCGCTGACGTCGCCCCACCCTGCCGCCGAACCGCCGCACGTCGCCTCCCAGCGCTTCATTCCGGGCGCCGACATTCCGACACGGTGGTGGGCGACCTTCCGCTCCAGGCCACTCAACGAGCTGATCCGCCTCTCCGTCAACCACAATCCGACCTTGCAGGCGGCGGAGGCCGCGATACGGGTCGCGAACTACAACGCGCTGGCGCAGCGCGGCCTGTTCTTTCCGCAGGCCGGCATCAACTACACACCGTCCGACGCGTTGCAGTCGAACAACATGACGTCGGATCCGTCGAGCCAGACGCGCCTCACCCTGCATACCGCCCAGCTCAACATCAGCTTTGTCCCCGACGTCTGGGGCGCAAATATCCGCGCCGTCGAGAATCTCGACGCGCTCACCGAACAGGCTCAATTCCAGCTCGAGGCCGCCCATCTTGCGCTAACCGCGAACGTCGTCACCGCTGCGATCCAGGAGGCGTCGCTGCGGGGCCAGATCGTCGGGACCGAACGCATCATCAAGATCGAGCGCGAGATCCTGGACCTGCTGCAAAAGCAGCTCGGTGCCGGTCAGGCCGCGATGACCGATGTGCTGGCGCAGCAGGCGGCGTTGGCGCAGGTCGAGCAGACCTTGCCGCCCCTCAAGAAGCAGCTCGCGATCCAACGCGACCTGCTCACCGCACTTGCCGGGCAATTCTCGGCCGACGAGATCTTGCAGAAGTTCGACCTGAAGCAACTCGCGCTGCCGCGCAATCTGCCGGTCAGCCTGCCCGGGGCGCTGATCAGGCAGCGCCCGGACGTCAGGGCGGCCGAAGCCTTCATGCATTCGGCGAGCGCGCAAGTCGGGGTTGCGGTCGCCGCGCGACTGCCCAATTTCACGATCACGGCCAACCCGGGCAGCGCGGCGACCACGCTTGCCGGGCTCGTCACCCCGGGGACCTATTTCTACACGGTGGCGGCAAGCGCAACGCAGCCGATCTTCGACGGGTTCACCCTGTACCACAAGCAGAAGGCAGCCGAGGCGGCGCTCGACCAGGCCGACGCGCTGTACCGCCAGGCGGTGATCACCGCGATCCAGAATGTCGCCGACGCCCTGCGCAGCCTGCAAGCCGACACCCCGGCGGTCCAGGCCGCGATCAAGGCTGAACTCGCCGCCAAGGACAGTCTCGAGCTGATCCAGAAACAGCTCGTGACCGGCCTGATCAACCAGGCGACGCTGCTGACTGCCCAGCAGGTCTATCTCAACGCGGTGATCACGCGCGTGCAGGCCGAGGCCACCCGGCTTTCCGATGTCGCCGCACTGTTCATGGCGCTCGGCGGCGCCTGGCCGAACAATTGTCCAACCCCGGACTGGCGTGCCTGCATCTTCGACGAGGCCGAGGCGCAAGGCGACAAGCGTGTCCCCGACGGGGGTGACGACTTCCACAAGCGCGCCGCTGCCGCCCCCGCGTCGGGCGTACTATGA
- a CDS encoding ATP-binding protein encodes MMRRRSLNYLLSLVFLFFFLLITALGLFSIERLGEFNRASADVRDVWLPSTRAIGDLNNFTSDFRAAEGRYLLSASHEAGSSKKEIESLGRAVEQAEKDYESLRKLPAAAELYAKFKEGWTAYRGIVDEVLELYETGQVSEAVNLYRTTSQSTFDASSDALDRVTRLNVASAAAASDEADAAYRNSRALILVAMGIAAVLIMAALFYVKRYVSKPLLELAGGMRQLAGNDTDIEIRGAERIDEIGEMARALVVFRTNAIELMLSQRSLSQQATMLEERLAQEQRLNQLQQDFVSMASHEFRTPLTVIDAQAQRLAKTSQVTTGAEIAERAGKIRKAVLRMTTVIDKLLNSSRLVDGDTQLYFHPVEIDLRVILDEVCQLHRDVAAQANIHQALGATSLPVLGDAKLLFQMFGNLISNALKYSPDGSLIEVAVAIEGDHVAIVVRDHGMGIPRKDIASVFDRYTRGSNVSGIVGTGVGLYLVKIVAELHGGSVGVESKEDEGSCFTILLPLSRVVKPRRLARSQLAAAEPDHT; translated from the coding sequence ATGATGCGCAGGCGTTCGCTCAACTACCTCCTTTCCCTGGTATTTCTGTTCTTTTTCCTGCTGATCACGGCGTTGGGCCTGTTCAGCATCGAACGTCTGGGCGAGTTCAACCGGGCGTCGGCGGACGTCCGGGACGTCTGGCTGCCCAGCACGCGCGCGATCGGGGACCTCAACAACTTCACGTCGGACTTCCGCGCCGCGGAGGGGCGTTATCTGTTGTCCGCGAGCCACGAGGCGGGGTCGAGCAAGAAGGAGATCGAGAGCCTCGGGCGGGCCGTCGAGCAGGCCGAGAAGGACTACGAAAGTCTCCGCAAGTTGCCGGCTGCGGCCGAGCTCTACGCCAAATTCAAGGAAGGCTGGACGGCCTATCGCGGCATCGTGGACGAGGTCCTCGAGCTCTACGAGACCGGACAGGTGTCGGAAGCCGTCAACCTTTACCGGACGACCTCGCAATCCACCTTCGACGCGAGCAGTGATGCGCTGGACCGCGTCACCCGTCTCAACGTCGCAAGCGCGGCCGCCGCCAGCGACGAGGCCGACGCCGCATACAGGAATTCGCGCGCGCTGATCCTCGTCGCGATGGGTATTGCAGCGGTCCTGATCATGGCGGCGCTGTTCTACGTGAAGCGCTACGTCTCGAAGCCGCTGCTGGAACTTGCCGGCGGCATGCGCCAGCTCGCGGGCAACGACACCGACATCGAAATTCGCGGGGCGGAGCGGATCGACGAGATCGGCGAAATGGCCCGCGCGCTCGTCGTGTTTCGCACCAATGCGATCGAGCTGATGCTGAGCCAGCGTTCGCTGTCGCAGCAGGCAACCATGCTGGAGGAACGGCTGGCACAGGAGCAGCGGCTGAACCAGCTACAGCAGGATTTCGTGTCGATGGCCTCGCACGAATTCCGCACGCCGCTGACCGTGATCGACGCGCAGGCGCAGCGTCTGGCCAAGACCAGTCAGGTGACGACGGGCGCGGAGATCGCCGAGCGCGCCGGCAAGATCCGCAAGGCGGTGCTGCGGATGACCACGGTGATCGACAAGCTGCTCAACTCCTCGCGCCTCGTCGATGGCGATACCCAGCTTTACTTCCACCCTGTCGAGATCGACCTTCGCGTGATCCTCGATGAGGTCTGCCAGCTCCATCGCGATGTCGCTGCGCAGGCAAACATCCATCAGGCGCTTGGCGCCACGTCGCTGCCAGTGCTCGGCGATGCCAAGCTGCTGTTCCAGATGTTCGGGAACCTGATCTCCAATGCCCTGAAGTATTCTCCCGACGGCAGCCTGATCGAAGTCGCCGTTGCAATCGAAGGCGACCATGTCGCGATCGTCGTCCGCGACCATGGCATGGGCATTCCCAGGAAAGACATTGCGAGCGTGTTCGACCGTTACACGCGCGGCAGCAATGTGTCCGGAATCGTCGGCACCGGCGTCGGCCTCTATCTGGTCAAGATCGTTGCCGAGCTGCATGGCGGAAGCGTCGGCGTCGAGAGCAAGGAGGACGAGGGGTCCTGTTTCACGATCCTTCTGCCGCTCTCGCGTGTGGTCAAACCGCGGCGTCTGGCCAGATCGCAGCTCGCCGCCGCCGAACCGGACCACACTTGA
- a CDS encoding enoyl-CoA hydratase/isomerase family protein — protein sequence MNPSASNADALVMRDDHDGWAQLTLNRPDKLNALTVDLFRELREHVAALGDDERIRCVVLRGAGKCFSAGHDLADIGAGEKPPSKGWHSETLRLLERLPKPVVAAVHGHCYTGALEVALACDFIVAADNARFGDTHAKWALTPVWGMSQRLPRRVGVATAKRLMFTADMIDASEAVRIGLAEFIVPIDRFDAEIQSLAERIAQNSAFSHAANKSLLDATDGLPLDAGLQWEILESRGRGPDMQERIAAFKNKSG from the coding sequence ATGAATCCCAGCGCTTCGAATGCTGATGCGCTTGTCATGCGCGATGACCATGATGGCTGGGCACAGCTCACGCTGAATCGGCCCGACAAGCTGAACGCGCTGACGGTCGACCTTTTCAGGGAGCTGCGAGAGCACGTCGCCGCTCTCGGTGATGATGAACGCATTCGCTGCGTGGTGTTGCGAGGCGCCGGGAAATGCTTCTCGGCCGGACACGACCTCGCGGATATCGGCGCCGGCGAGAAGCCTCCTTCAAAGGGATGGCATAGCGAGACGCTGCGGTTACTGGAGAGGTTGCCGAAGCCGGTGGTCGCCGCCGTGCATGGTCATTGCTACACCGGGGCGCTAGAAGTGGCTTTGGCTTGCGATTTCATTGTCGCCGCCGACAACGCCCGCTTTGGCGATACCCACGCGAAGTGGGCCCTGACGCCAGTCTGGGGCATGAGCCAGCGCCTACCGCGGCGCGTAGGCGTCGCAACCGCCAAACGACTGATGTTCACCGCTGACATGATCGACGCGTCCGAGGCCGTGCGCATCGGGTTGGCTGAATTTATTGTCCCGATCGATCGTTTCGACGCGGAGATCCAATCGCTCGCAGAGCGCATCGCGCAGAACTCGGCGTTTTCCCACGCCGCGAACAAGAGCCTGCTTGATGCAACGGACGGCCTGCCGCTCGACGCGGGCCTGCAATGGGAAATCCTGGAGAGCCGGGGCCGTGGCCCCGATATGCAGGAACGTATCGCAGCCTTTAAGAACAAATCCGGGTAA